GGCGAAAGAAGCTGAGATAGCACACGCAGATGCAGGTAAAATTGCAGTAATGAAGTTTGATGAAGTAGAGCACGACTTTGGTACGATAGACCAAGGAGAAGTTGTATCGCACACGTTTACGTTTAAAAACGAAGGTACTTCAGATTTAGTGGTAAGCCAAGCAAAAGCGAGTTGCGGATGTACTGTACCAAGTTATACTAAAACACCAGTAAAACCAGGCGAAACAGGCGAAGTAAATGTAGAGTTTAACTCTAAAGGAAAAAAAGGAAACCAAAACAAAACAGTAACAGTATCGGCAAACACAGAGGAGGGGAGCCAAGTACTTAAATTTAAGGCTGTTGTTACGCCAAAAGAAGGCGAGGTTGCTACTAAAAAAGCAAAATAAAAACTATATATGGAACAGTTACAAACATTTATGCCTTTTATATTAATGTTCGTTGTCGTTTATTTTTTAATGATACGACCACAACAGAAAAGGGCAAAATTGGAAAAACAATTTGAAAAAGATCTTAAAGTAGGCGATAAAATTATTACTAAAAGTGGTATTCACGGTAAGGTTGTTGACCTTGCTGATGACACTACAGTAATAGAAACAATGGCAGGAAAATTAAAGTTAGAGCGTTCGGCAATATCGTTAGAGTTAAGCCAAAAGCTAAATAAAGCTAATGCTAAGTAATAGTTTATTTAAACTACAGTAAAATAAA
The Flavobacterium litorale genome window above contains:
- the yajC gene encoding preprotein translocase subunit YajC, translated to MEQLQTFMPFILMFVVVYFLMIRPQQKRAKLEKQFEKDLKVGDKIITKSGIHGKVVDLADDTTVIETMAGKLKLERSAISLELSQKLNKANAK
- a CDS encoding DUF1573 domain-containing protein — encoded protein: MIKRTVAMFAIASLVLTTSCKENAALRIDEETAKEAEIAHADAGKIAVMKFDEVEHDFGTIDQGEVVSHTFTFKNEGTSDLVVSQAKASCGCTVPSYTKTPVKPGETGEVNVEFNSKGKKGNQNKTVTVSANTEEGSQVLKFKAVVTPKEGEVATKKAK